The following coding sequences lie in one Fusarium poae strain DAOMC 252244 chromosome 1, whole genome shotgun sequence genomic window:
- a CDS encoding hypothetical protein (BUSCO:1447at5125), translating to MTESSPRAVRFQGNEDDGRPDKARSHRIETPIESNGDPHATERHDELGNLIRYESTGHTGSLTSLATGTVINGASKAQRSTTVGDDGAAYTPNGSWPQRPLGPARTPSNTYNPATSRKPAHPQATPSFTESIRSSSKTRPRNESRFRAQERAYVQKLRQDYSGGYFTSYSNLNGNDSDSEGETPSSEGPYDDRFDQETIMFYGNDTLQPTDEDLKDPENRERLEWHGMLEAVLTGDVVRQEKKRLIGSADQQAGKSAHKTELWLGIRSKVCGRHIPVQRRMLEESRSTLDRTIDEIINFQIKGESEAGKPPYEQVKDMVAKIQMCENLYPSWAALAAEHKAADSSAFKESHDAIISWYNTNEMINTELNILKKWVGNEDLDFTRTKQRSPAVNGINNDETSFLDRLMKEDGLQSLYNDDNGNLEKGMLAPISTVISKAKDTLIRNSEAFRKRHLPPYLEELLTLISFPSRLIEEITRMRLAYARRVKESAQQNPLMQDQMISQFQLLLKFAIRIKIECTSIANPEPGWDLPPCIDESFDQVVLEALKYYFKMLNWKLSGNKNTFKEAELLFQEWDFANEIGSHLQRGHIEVAEQFSSLTFKALHRLSQTFEKELQAKPKETATEMSKRYKACLDSVRVRQRMLQRFTRMLNDNYEHASDYSISFPPETMQKFYDQLVASGHFQVDTRLLEQDNIYVVASPELRERLEDIQAMMAITSKDQFPDELGEQYLLILRPEDPLNWFGETIEVPLRDLNIDLKRGHIRLCASSPQTLHNARRAFIENVDMHVDLVQEARSNIQKVNSRLTEIRRVAYKLSNNFMDSVEIIRKQARGKDCQELIQTCFVFATEFGQRSLLYMDSNRRQMNNLKLTKLALDWVSFICDDCIASDRKTFRWAVLALELAMGMTRGRHILALGEDEYAKLRSKVAGCMSLLISHFDIMGARSNLAAQAEKERIEALVGQFRKLDKNRMMNDEEASRCVTEQRMEELSRVDEYRCEKIAERQGVGRVLEGNNEVDRSLAYLSSSATNVTMRWQQGQFVGGGTFGNVYAAMNLDTGHLMAVKEIRLQDPKLIPQVAEQIREEMGVLEVLDHPNVVSYYGIEVHRDRVYIFMEFCSGGSLASLLEHGRIEDEQVIMVYALQLLEGLVYLHESGIAHRDIKPENILLDHNGIIKYVDFGAAKVIARQGRTLAGDVQASMPNRSMTGTPMYMSPEVIKGENPGKPGAVDIWSLGCVILEMATGRRPWAQLDNEWAIMYNIAQGNPPQLPPPDQLSPQGLDFLKRCFTRDPRNRSSAVELLQHDWITSIRSQVVEPATPSDTSSSAQSTPTVGSISSRLGGSDGFY from the exons ATGACCGAGTCATCACCTCGTGCGGTTCGTTTTCAAGGCAATGAAGACGATGGCCGTCCGGATAAGGCCCGGAGCCATCGGATTGAAACTCCCATCGAATCCAACGGCGATCCCCATGCGACAGAAAGACACGACGAACTCGGCAATCTGATACGATACGAGTCAACGGGCCATACAGGATCTCTAACTTCGTTGGCTACTGGAACGGTCATTAACGGTGCCTCCAAAGCTCAGCGAAGTACGACTGTTGGTGACGATGGCGCTGCCTACACGCCAAACGGCTCCTGGCCGCAGCGACCGTTGGGGCCTGCCCGGACACCATCCAACACATATAATCCTGCCACGTCAAGAAAGCCAGCTCACCCACAAGCCACACCATCTTTCACAGAGTCTATCCGATCGTCGTCTAAAACACGTCCACGGAACGAAAGCAGGTTTCGTGCCCAAGAGCGAGCATATGTGCAGAAACTCCGACAAGATTATAGCGGAGGATATTTTACGTCGTACTCCAACTTGAATGGAAATGATTCAGACTCGGAAGGGGAGACCCCTTCATCGGAGGGCCCGTATGACGACCGTTTCGACCAGGAGACTATTATGTTCTATGGCAACGATACTCTCCAACCCACAGATGAGGATCTGAAAGACCCAGAAAACCGCGAACGGCTTGAGTGGCACGGCATGCTGGAGGCTGTTCTTACCGGAGATGTAGTGCGGCAAGAAAAGAAACGGTTGATTGGATCAGCAGACCAGCAGGCTGGGAAAAGCGCTCACAAGACCGAACTGTGGCTAGGTATCCGCTCCAAAGTTTGTGGAAGGCATATTCCAGTCCAAAGACGTATGTTGGAGGAATCTCGATCTACGCTCGACCGCACTATTGATGAAATCATAAACTTTCAAATAAAGGGCGAGAGCGAGGCCGGAAAACCACCGTACGAACAGGTTAAAGACATGGTGGCTAAGATCCAGATGTGTGAGAATCTGTATCCCTCTTGGGCTGCACTCGCAGCGGAGCACAAGGCAGCAGATTCTTCTGCGTTCAAAGAGTCACATGATGCCATTATCTCGTGGTATAACACCAACGAAATGATCAACACCGAACTGAACATTTTGAAGAAATGGGTTGGGAACGAAGACCTCGATTTTACACGCACCAAGCAGCGATCGCCCGCTGTGAACGGTATCAACAACGACGAAACGTCATTTCTTGATCGACTGATGAAGGAAGACGGTCTCCAGTCACTTTACAATGACGACAATGGAAACCTAGAGAAGGGAATGCTTGCACCTATATCCACTGTTATCAGCAAGGCGAAGGACACTCTTATCAGGAATTCTGAGGCCTTTCGCAAGCGCCATCTTCCACCCTACCTCGAGGAGCTTCTCACTCTCATCAGTTTCCCCTCACGCCTCATCGAAGAGATCACCCGGATGCGTCTCGCTTATGCTAGGAGAGTTAAGGAGTCTGCCCAGCAAAATCCTTTGATGCAAGACCAGATGATCTCTCAGTTCCAGCTACTACTCAAGTTTGCTATACGAATCAAGATTGAGTGTACTTCCATTGCGAACCCCGAACCAGGTTGGGATTTGCCGCCTTGTATCGATGAATCTTTCGATCAAGTTGTGCTGGAAGCGTTGAAGTACTACTTCAAAATGCTAAACTGGAAGCTGAGCGGAAACAAAAACACTTTCAAAGAAGCCGAACTTTTGTTTCAGGAGTGGGACTTCGCCAACGAGATTGGTAGTCACTTGCAGCGTGGCCACATCGAGGTCGCAGAGCAGTTCAGTTCGCTGACGTTCAAGGCGCTGCACAGACTTAGCCAGACTTTTGAGAAAGAACTGCAGGCGAAACCAAAGGAGACCGCAACTGAAATGAGTAAGCGTTACAAGGCCTGTCTTGATTCTGTGCGCGTTCGTCAGCGAATGCTTCAGCGATTCACTCGAATGTTGAACGACAATTACGAGCACGCCTCGGACTACAGCATTTCATTCCCACCCGAAACCATGCAAAAGTTCTATGATCAGTTAGTTGCTTCCGGCCACTTCCAAGTGGACACACGTCTTCTCGAACAGGATAATATCTATGTGGTTGCGTCCCCGGAGTTACGTGAGCGACTTGAGGATATCCAGGCTATGATGGCTATCACGTCCAAAGATCAATTTCCCGATGAGCTCGGAGAACAGTATCTTCTTATACTTCGACCGGAGGATCCGCTTAACTGGTTTGGTGAAACGATCGAAGTACCACTTCGTGATTTGAACATTGATTTGAAGCGTGGCCACATTCGACTCTGTGCTTCCAGCCCCCAGACCCTACACAATGCGCGAAGAGCTTTCATTGAAAATGTCGATATGCATGTTGATCTCGTCCAGGAAGCGCGATCCAACATACAGAAGGTCAATTCAAGGTTGACAGAGATCAGGCGGGTGGCCTACAAGCTTTCCAACAATTTCATGGACAGCGTGGAGATTATCAGAAAACAAGCCAGAGGCAAAGATTGCCAGGAACTCATCCAAACATGCTTCGTTTTCGCCACAGAATTCGGACAGCGCTCGCTGCTTTACATGGATAGCAACAGACGGCAAATGAACAACCTCAAGTTGACAAAGCTTGCCCTTGACTGGGTCAGCTTCATCTGCGATGACTGTATCGCATCAGATCGAAAGACGTTCCGCTGGGCTGTACTCGCGCTCGAATTGGCTATGGGCATGACACGAGGACGCCACATCCTAGCGCTCGGCGAAGACGAGTATGCCAAGCTTCGTTCGAAAGTTGCCGGATGTATGTCTCTCCTCATCTCCCACTTTGACATCATGGGAGCCAGGTCAAATTTGGCCGCCCAGGCCGAAAAGGAGCGGATCGAGGCACTGGTTGGACAGTTCCGAAAGCTCGACAAGAACCGAATGATGAACGATGAGGAGGCCTCTCGATGCGTTACAGAACAGCGCATGGAGGAGCTCTCAAGGGTGGACGAATATCGATGCGAGAAGATTGCTGAACGACAAGGAGTTGGAAGAGTACTGGAAGGTAATAACGAGGTTGACCGGTCGTTGGCATATCTTTCGTCTTCGGCAACCAATGTCACAATGCGCTGGCAACAAGGCCAATTCGTTGGAGGCGGCACATTTGGCAACGTCTACGCTGCTATGAACCTCGACACTGGTCACCTGATGGCCGTCAAGGAAATTCGACTTCAAGACCCCAAGTTGATACCTCAGGTCGCCGAACAGATCAGGGAGGAGATGGGTGTTCTGGAAGTGTTGGATCACCCCAACGTCGTCTCTTATTATGGTATCGAAGTCCATCGGGATCGAGTATACATTTTTATGGAGTTCTGCTCGGGAGGGTCGTTGGCCAGTCTTTTGGAACATGGCCGAATCGAGGACGAGCAAGTCATCATGGTGTACGCGCTCCAACTTCTCGAGGGTCTTGTCTACCTGCACGAAAGTGGCATTGCCCACCGAGACATCAAGCCCGAAA ATATTTTACTCGACCACAACGGAATCATCAAGTATGTGGACTTTGGCGCCGCCAAGGTGATTGCTCGACAAGGGCGCACACTTGCTGGAGATGTTCAGGCGTCCATGCCGAACCGATCCATGACAGGAACGCCGATGTACATGTCACCTGAGGTGATCAAGGGCGAGAATCCTGGTAAGCCTGGAGCTGTCGACATCTGGTCCTTGGGCTGTGTCATTTTAGAAATGGCTACGGGCAGGAGGCCTTGGGCGCAACTGGACAACGAGTGGGCAATCATGTACAACATTGCTCAAGGAAACCCACCCCAGCTGCCGCCCCCGGATCAACTCAGCCCTCAAGGACTCGACTTTTTGAAGAGATGTTTCACGAGAGACCCCCGAAATCGATCATCAGCTGTTGAACTGCTGCAGCATGACTGGATTACATCTATTCGAAGTCAGGTTGTTGAGCCCGCGACACCAAGCGACACAAGCAGCTCGGCACAGTCGACACCTACTGTCGGTTCAATATCGAGCAGGCTTGGAGGATCCGATGGTTTTTACTAG
- a CDS encoding hypothetical protein (BUSCO:50691at5125) translates to MEPVPETERMEEFRPAPTPAPVSASISVSASPAASPVVPSLRLQNPNAISNLSIDLPRKPPNLRRSTDPSPTSPASSPSWSSSPFIPYRPRTTSPLSGAHTRSRSTTSLAPPMSRTQSMPGVNGSGHILFLPQHRPGSPVGSPSRVRIPRKPADESFPPISPIRTSVLEPEQRHERRSTSPIMGISTSTPARLRRPSSPLRSFTSSSTGSLGTFPSTPSSSISSSSSYRSYDALSGSYGTTYSSVPSTPTSTRSRSPSISSLETIPDTPDAEEAALEAERIAQLKADADAAEGNDSTDLKGKDGQMRGRTMGFGSRDKRKRWSVCGAERRGDIDLETIWED, encoded by the coding sequence ATGGAACCAGTTCCTGAGACAGAGCGTATGGAGGAGTTCCGTCCTGCTCCTACCCCTGCTCCTGTTTCCGCTTCCATCTCTGTTTCTGCGTCACCCGCCGCTTCACCAGTCGTGCCATCACTGCGACTGCAAAACCCCAACGCCATTTCCAACCTCAGCATCGACCTGCCCCGGAAGCCGCCAAACCTGAGACGAAGTACCGACCCTAGCCCGACTTCGCCTGCTTCTTCACCATCTTGGTCCTCCTCGCCATTCATTCCCTATCGACCGCGCACCACTTCTCCGCTGTCGGGAGCTCACACCAGATCTCGTTCTACAACGAGTCTCGCGCCCCCAATGTCCCGCACTCAATCCATGCCAGGCGTCAACGGCTCAGGCCATATTCTGTTCTTACCCCAGCACCGCCCTGGAAGTCCAGTTGGATCACCTAGTAGAGTGCGAATTCCACGAAAGCCCGCTGATGAGTCTTTCCCACCTATTTCGCCAATCCGAACTTCGGTTCTTGAGCCCGAACAGAGGCACGAGAGACGAAGCACTTCTCCAATTATGGGAATTTCCACAAGTACTCCCGCGCGACTTCGACGACCATCTTCCCCTCTGCGGTCCTTCACATCTTCGAGCACTGGCTCCCTGGGAACCTTTCCCTCGACTCCTTCATCTTCAatctcgtcctcatcttcttACCGGAGCTACGACGCCCTTTCAGGGAGCTATGGAACCACCTACTCCTCTGTACCCTCCACACCAACATCAACCAGATCCCGAAGTCCCAGTATCTCAAGTTTGGAAACCATTCCTGACACGCCTGACGCTGAAGAAGCGGCGCTGGAAGCTGAAAGGATTGCCCAGCTCAAGGCTGATGCAGATGCTGCTGAAGGAAATGATTCCACAGACCTGAAAGGGAAAGATGGGCAGATGCGAGGACGCACAATGGGTTTCGGCTCTAGAGATAAGCGAAAGCGCTGGAGTGTGTGCGGTGCCGAGCGTCGAGGGGATATTGATCTCGAGACCATCTGGGAGGATTGA
- a CDS encoding hypothetical protein (SECRETED:SignalP(1-19)), with protein sequence MLLTSVVGAVGLLGTVAEAAPRGSWFRRAQPQVARSVNDYAPPKYTPIVSYTPPKNTTTPVISSTTLEPTTQCPTDYVFVTTRTVDVTVTVTASSNGSYYTTEICKDCTKTVTISNTVLVPPTKYASTLPYGSENTASPYHPVNSTYAAPSQTKTGNDYPHMNSTIGYSFTATIDQHASPTYQTPGQSAVYSAPDGQVSPPVYTKPANTKPVYSDPTYGNSTGTLSAYVPPVYTKPAYSSLASGNGTVPVYTKPVDTPVYSAPVYTKPVLPGNTSVVTPPVYTEPVLPSNSSVVDPPVYTKPVYSEPIIPGNSSTIDVPVYTKPAETPIYTPPVYTKPAYPGPVIPGNSSTVEPPVISATTEDALYTPPVYTKPVYSVPAIPGNSSTIEPIIPTLTGSSSSETSASLSTSAGVDPIYTPPVYNPPVISSESSEYSTISIHTNSTIPPVIPTTSEDPIIISTTDSATTSETETPSVETTSFTVASSQVPPVIPTPSTTEVFISTTETSETTITETSVETATTSPTPTPEALRYEQPRQGGLAAAIRLGLGLGA encoded by the exons ATGCTTCTGACTTCAGTTGTTGGCGCcgttggccttcttggcacGGTTGCTGAAGCTGCTCCTCGCGGTTCTTGGTTCCGTCGA GCTCAACCTCAAGTTGCTCGATCTGTCAATGACTATGCTCCTCCCAAGTACACTCCTATCGTCAGCTATACGCCTCCCAAGAACACGACCACTCCCGTCATCAGCTCGACAACTCTTGAGCCAACCACCCAATGCCCCACTGACTATGTTTTTGTCACTACCAGAACTGTCGATGTCACAGTTACCGTCACTGCTTCTTCCAATGGATCTTACTACACCACAGAAATCTGCAAAGACTGCACCAAGACTGTGACTATCAGCAACACTGTCCTTGTGCCTCCTACCAAGTACGCTTCGACTCTTCCATACGGTAGTGAGAACACAGCTTCTCCTTACCACCCTGTCAACTCAACATATGCGGCGCCTTCTCAAACCAAGACAGGCAATGACTATCCTCACATGAACTCGACCATTGGATACTCATTCACCGCGACTATCGATCAGCATGCCTCGCCCACTTACCAGACCCCTGGACAAAGCGCAGTCTACAGCGCTCCTGATGGTCAGGTTTCTCCCCCAGTTTATACCAAACCGGCCAACACTAAGCCTGTGTACTCGGATCCTACTTATGGTAACTCGACTGGTACACTATCAGCATACGTTCCTCCCGTATACACCAAGCCCGCTTACTCTTCTCTTGCTTCTGGTAACGGAACTGTACCTGTGTACACCAAGCCCGTGGATACACCTGTTTACTCAGCCCCAGTCTATACGAAGCCTGTTTTGCCTGGTAATACTTCAGTCGTTACTCCTCCTGTTTACACCGAGCCTGTTCTACCCAGCAACTCCTCTGTTGTCGACCCTCCTGTGTACACCAAGCCGGTCTACTCTGAGCCTATCATCCCTGGTAATTCTTCGACCATCGACGTCCCTGTTTACACGAAGCCTGCCGAGACCCCCATCTACACGCCTCCTGTTTACACAAAGCCAGCTTACCCTGGTCCTGTGATCCCCGGTAACTCTTCTACTGTTGAGCCCCCAGTCATCTCTGCGACCACCGAAGATGCACTCTACACCCCGCCAGTCTACACCAAGCCTGTGTACTCAGTCCCTGCCATCCCCGGCAACTCTTCAACCATTGAGCCCATCATCCCAACTCTCACAGGCTCTTCCTCCAGTGAGACTTCGGCTTCGCTCTCGACCAGCGCTGGTGTCGACCCCATCTACACACCACCAGTCTACAACCCTCCTGTCATCAGCAGTGAGTCTTCTGAGTACTCCACCATCTCTATTCACACCAACTCGACCATTCCTCCAGTGATCCCCACAACCTCTGAGGATCCCATTATCATTTCAACCACAGATAGCGCCACCACCTCAGAGACCGAGACGCCTTCTGTTGAGACCACTTCCTTTACTGTCGCCAGCTCTCAGGTACCGCCAGTGATCCCCACTCCTTCGACCACAGAGGTCTTCATCTCCACCACTGAGACATCGGAAACCACGATCACCGAGACGAGCGTCGAGACTGCCACAACCAGTCCCACCCCCACCCCTGAGGCATTGAGATACGAGCAACCGCGACAAGGCGGACTGGCTGCGGCTATCAGGTTGGGTCTCGGACTCGGCGCTTAA
- a CDS encoding hypothetical protein (SECRETED:SignalP(1-19)), producing MQFTISAAALMAFAAQALAQVADFDPVLTPTNWEQVKTGETLEITWQAKPKYSGEKISISLIGGATQNTQVPIKTIATGVDNDAASFSWTIDSSVGTNNVYGLVLKLESNPEVFQYSFPFKIEGGETEEKPSETKKDDYELPTEAPKPTKEAYPVPHTTVVAVHETVTVPCNTTTVGGSPTTFVPVVKTHYPVPPPAHQAPPANNGTAPHPPVYTAPAQPNVPVVPTQPAGQPPVYGQPTPTPVPVSGAARFGAPVAVIAGLVMAAFAL from the coding sequence ATGCAGTTCACCATCTCCGCCGCTGCCCTCATGGCCTTCGCCGCTCAGGCTCTTGCCCAGGTCGCTGACTTCGACCCCGTCCTCACCCCCACCAACTGGGAGCAGGTCAAGACCGGTGAGACCCTCGAGATCACCTGGCAGGCCAAGCCCAAGTACTCTGGCGAGAAGATCTCCATCTCTCTCATCGGTGGTGCTACCCAGAACACCCAGGTCCCCATCAAGACCATTGCTACCGGTGTTGACAACGACGctgcctctttctcttggACCATCGACTCTTCCGTCGGCACCAACAACGTCTACGGTCTCGTCCTCAAGCTCGAGAGCAACCCCGAGGTTTTCCAGTACTCTTTCCCCTTCAAGATTGAGGGTGGCGAGACCGAGGAGAAGCCCTCCGAGACCAAGAAGGACGACTACGAGCTCCCCACTGAGGCTCCCAAGCCCACCAAGGAGGCTTACCCCGTTCCTCACACCACCGTCGTTGCTGTCCACGAGACTGTCACCGTCCCTTGCAACACCACCACTGTTGGCGGCTCTCCCACCACCTTTGTCCCTGTTGTCAAGACTCACTACCCCGTCCCTCCTCCTGCCCACCAGGCTCCCCCCGCCAACAACGGAACTGCTCCTCACCCTCCCGTTTACACCGCCCCTGCCCAGCCTAACGTTCCTGTTGTTCCTACTCAGCCCGCTGGTCAGCCCCCTGTCTACGGTCAGCCCACCCCTACTCCCGTTCCCGTCTCCGGTGCTGCCCGTTTCGGTGCTCCCGTTGCCGTTATTGCTGGTCTCGTCATGGCCGCTTTCGCTCTGTAA